Below is a genomic region from Seriola aureovittata isolate HTS-2021-v1 ecotype China chromosome 23, ASM2101889v1, whole genome shotgun sequence.
GCAGTGATTAATGCTGCTGTAGAGGAGGGCTGTCCCTTCTGCGGTCTCAGGGAGAcgctgtttcactgtttctatGAGTGTTCACGGCTCACGCCTCTCTTCGCACTGTTACAGAACATTTTTACCAAGTGTGGAGAATTTTTTACgaagcaggtttttattttgggttttaaATACACTCGCCAACACAAGGACAAATGTCACCTTTTAAACTTTGTCTTGGGACTGGCAAAGATGGCGGTGTATGTGAGTCGCAAGAGGAAGGTGAAGGAGGAGTCACATGTTGatgtgcttcctgtttttaagaACCTGGTGAAGTCCAGACTGCTGGTAGAGTTCAGCTTCTACAGAGCAGCTCAGGACCTGCAGAGGTTCCAGCTGGTCTGGGGTCATGaggagctgctctgctctgtggctgATGGACAGCTAGTGTTCAATTCATTGTAACGTCTGTGGAGGTTTAACATAATGTAATCTGTTTATGTACAGTTAATAAATGTtggtttaaaaattcaaaaaaaaattctctctccctctctctcctctctctctccctctctctctctctctgcccccctccccctctctctctctccctccctccctctctctctctctctctctctctctctctttctccctctctctcgctctctctctccctccctccctccctccctccctccctccctctcactctctctctgcccccctccctctctctctctctctgctctccctctctctctctccctccctccctccctctctctctctcctctctctctctccctctctctccctccctccctccctccctctctctctctctctctctccccctctctctctctctctgcccccctccctctctctctctctctgcccccccccctctctctctctctgcccccccccccctctctctctctctctgcccccctccccctctctctctcaaggtGTTCATGGAGAAGATCCACAATCTCTACAGTCAGTCCAGTAAGATTGCATGTGAACTTCAGGAGGCAGCACAAGAAGTGGCTTCACAGTTCCTGAGTATTGGCAGGGTTTTCAAGGCTGTGAGGAGGACTACACTGCACTAAGGGAAAGTCTATAGACTAATATCAACATGTACTGACAGACtgtgggatggatatatatgtatgtaacaTGTCTATAATATAATCATACACACATGTcaataactgtttttattttatatgtatactgtgtttttcatatatggaaatccaatataattaatattaaaaatataaatataaaataataactttaaaatgaattaaagtcctcggggGCAACGGCCTAAACTAACAGGCTAAATAGccaatattgtttcagtctcaaattattactattaatgtGGAACTGTGATTAACAATGACattaataactataaccaagttaccatgacaacagtaAGTTAACGTGGAAGGACTGGAGTTCTGCTGAGCAGAGGTTGGTAATATTCACACCTGCGGTtctacttaaagacatttatttacagtgggacagagtaaaaacacagtgtCTATCTACAGGTTGTCCCCAGGTGAGACCAGTGAGGGATTGTGGGTAGCTGAGTTCTTCTGTCTGTGGAACAAAGAACTACAGAACATCAGTGAATGGAAAGTCTTTGCTTctagaaaacagagagaagtcGCCAATTgcactgtcacttttgtattgtttttatttttatatttcatttttattgttgttaattaattcttaatgtgtttttaatctcaatttgtgtaactgtgtacggtgtccttgagtgccaagaaaggcgcctttaaataaaatgtattattattattattatagaagTGAAACTTATTTCTTTACAAGTGTTTCTCTAACAGGCGTCCCATGTTACACcttagcaacagtaactaagggggGAGGAGCGTCGCGAGCTCAGGCTCGAACGAGTTTCCAGTGACCGCGAGACGCGGCGAGATCGAGAGTTAAAGTGGCGCCAACAGACAGAGTCCAGCACaaagagaccagagagacctggaccaggacaAGACCGAGATGAAGGAAGAGAACCAGGACCCGGATTTCATCGGCCAAACCCGGATAAaggaggagaaccaggaccCGGATTTCGTCGATCAGACCGGGATGAAGGAAGAGAACCAGGACCCGGATTTCATCGGCCAAACCCGGATAAaggaggagaaccaggaccCGGATTTCGTCGATCGGACCGGGATAAAGGAGGAGAACCAGGATCCGGGCTGGAGCCTGGAGGCCGCTGGTCCCGCCGGTCTACAGGTCAGTGTTCAGGACTTGATGGAGGGTCCGTGTTTGATCCGTTGGTTTTTGTGACAtcagaaagtgtttgtgttggtctgTTTTCCCGGGCTCATGTTGAAACGAGTCACGTGACCAACAGAGTGAATCTCAGGTGAAGTGAGTGACGAGTTTGAACGTGGTTTCCGTGACAacagtctggtctcagtgtgTCGGTACAGGTTGTTGTCGTGATGTTGGTGAATATCAGCTGATCCGGTCagagccaatcacagctgagCTGACACTGATCAACATCTGTCCCTCAGCGCCATGTTAGTTCAATAAACAACCACATCTatgatctgtttgtttatttcatcaattGTTTCTctaccacaacacaaacagttcctggactgttgctaagcaacaccAACAGGTTCCTGAGCTGCACAGcgacaccagctgctgctctgtctccacGTTAGCTCAGGTGTTTCTGAAGGATCCaccttcttccttcatcctctcctgacgACATCGTTTCATTCAAACCttctttctgaaatattttcatctttgtttgtttcaatctGAGATCGATAACGATgttaatgtgacgctgattaacggttaatagaacagctgtgaagaggagtgatccatgactctgactctgtccaatCACATCACTGGATCAGAACTAACGGTTGTTTGTTGTTGACATTTCTTTAGTCTGAGGATGTTATGAAATTGATGCAGTACAAATCTAGTTTTATACAAGTCACTCACATGAgatctgattctgtctctgtccgtctcCATAGAAACAGAGTCGCACTAAAGAGAAGCTGCACAGCTGTGACCACTGTGGGAAGACGTTTACCACTTCAACGAATTTAAAAATCCACCAACATATCCACAGCGGAGAGAAACCGTACCGCTGTGAGCAGTGTGGCAAAGCTTTTACAACGACGAGTAGTCTACAAATCCACCAACGTATTCACACCGGAGAGAAACCGCACACCTGTGAGCAGTGTGGCAAAGCTTTTTCTCGGGCGTATCGCTTAAAAAGACACCAACATATCCACAGCGGAGAGAAACCACACACCTGTGAGCAGTGTGGGAAATCCTTCATTGAACTATGTTATCTGAAAGAGCATCAGGTCCTTCACTCTGAGGAGAAATACACCTGTGATCAGTGCGGAGGGACGTTCAACTCGCCACGTTACCTGAAATTCCACCAGCGATTACACGCTGGACACAAACAGCTGTACAGCTGTGACCAATGTGGGAAAGCTTTTACACTGATAAGTAGTTTAACAGTTCACAGACGTGTTCACACCGGAGAGAAACCGTACAGCTGTGAGCAGTGCGGCGAGCTCTTCTCCCGGACAGGAAGTCTGAGACACCACCGCCGCCTTCACACCAGAGGGAAATCACCCCACTGATCACTGTGGGAAAACTTTCATCAGCGCCAGGAAACTGGACCTTCACCAACACGTCCACACCAGTTAGAAACAGTCGGGGTGATGCTGGCGCTCGACCTCCTCCAGAGAAAGACTGTGAcgtgtggagggggggggggctgaagtGGTTCTGCTCATGTGACCTACGTTAAAGATGGTGGACAGTGAAGGAGGCGCCTGGTGGGGTCCACCTGTCTGATTCTGTCTGTGGTGTCGGGCACAGACGCACCAGTGTGAATGACGAGAGTCAACGGACGTTTAATCCACCACTTTGAACTCTGGGAAACTGCACTGGACATTTTCCACtgttgcagcagctgaaacCGACTTTCCACTGTGATTTCATcttatttctcttctctgtaAAGAATGAGATGTTCGTCCTAATGAACGACATGTTTTAGTCTTTTAGAAAGTCATGTGTGATTTCTCTAGATATATAGTTTCCTTGAGAGTGAGTGTTTTGGCCTCAGTGTGAGTAACCCTCTGCTTCCTGGCCTCTGCGTGGATTGGTCTTTAagaccttttatttttctcacttttattcTGCATCAAACAGTGTTTATatggattaatcaattagaTCAATACGATTCTGCTTCTTCTGACACTTCTGTAAGTCTTGAGTTCAGAAAGTCATAGATTATCAGACGTAGATTTGACCTGTTCTCCAGACAAGCGGACCTGtctgggtggggggtgggggttacaTCTCTGGTAACAGctgatgtgtgttggtgtcagcTGACGTCTAACGCCTCGGACACCAGAGGGCGGTCAGGTCTTCTGGTGATGGTTAAACACCACCGACAGCAAAGtttattaaatttgttttaattagttaaaaataatttatatattaaacaaGTGGCTCCAGGAGGAGCGAGGGTTTGAAAACATAATACTGTGACGCCAAAGCTCTATTTAGTAACGACGCCTCGGCTGGATCATCGTGATCTGCTAAGATTCaggaagagagtgaaggagactGAGCAAAatatagaaattaaaatatagTCATTTATATCAAACCATCCCACAGATGCAACCCCCAAACATCAGAATATAAGGAGAGGCTTTTCCTTTGTTGGGGATTTTTTAATGTGGGATGTCTGCTTGACTTGTGTAATCTGAAGCCGCCGTGAGCGGCTCCTATACTGTGCTGGACTGAACTGTTACacatcagtttgtttgtgtgttgttttcttgctAATAAACTTGCATTAGGTGAAACTCTTCAAGTGTCAGTGTGATAAATGATTCCTCGTCTACAGTTGATTTTAATTCACCTATTTAGAGGGTTTCTGTGGAAACTCAAACAGATTTCAGACCAGATCTAGAGTCAGTTGTGAgaggtgcagctttaaaacctgAAGTTTGCTGAGGtccaagaaaaacatgtaaacgtcaaaaaacatcatagtataataagcactaaaaagtgaaaacaatgtaatagtataatgaGAACTAATAagtcttaatatagtaaggcataaaaaatcaagGTATAGTGAAGCATCACAAGTCACAgcaaagtgaggcataaaaagtcttagtatagtaaagcatacaatgtcagaaaatgtcatattatagtaaagcataaaatgtaaagatatagtaaggcataagaaatccaaaaaagtcataatgtagtaaggcataaaaagtcatagtatgacTTCCGGTTATGGCCGCATGGTAGAAGGTCGCGTTTAAGCCCCGCTCCGCTACAACTCTGAACAAATCCTGTAATATTTTCCACATCTGCTCCTTGAATGCTGAAGCGACTCGGTTTTTCACTGTAGTGATGCCAAATACTGGAAGGACGAGCAAAGACAGAgggaagacacagacacaatcaTAACGGACTGACTTTGGGGCGCAGAGCAGAAGCCTCGCTGAGAACTTTAATAATGAGGTTCCTGAACTATAAGCACAAACTGCTTGTGCTAAAGGCTGCGGAGAAGAAACGCGTCCTCTACAAGAACCAGCAGGTCAGATTCTACAACTACAAACGTGCATAAACAGCGGAGGCAACACGACGAGCCTGGGACTGAGACACGGCATCATACCCCCGGCTAAACTGGTGGTAACGTACAGAGagtgttgaatgttttttattttaggattgTATccccaaaatcacaaatgtaccaaaagtgaaagtaaaatgaTTGATTTATGCCTTCTGCATGCCAAAAGATCGATAGCTATGTTTTGGAGAAAAACTTCCAgacaaagtgtaaaatattggatCAGGCAAATGTTAGCAACTCTTCCATTAGAAAGAATTACTTATATATGCAAAAGGAAACAAGATGTATTCGAAAGGATCTGAGGACcattcattgtgtttgtgaaatgtatAGACCTGTCATATGATGAAGAGGAATGAGCTGTATCTAATGTAACCTCACAATATGGTTAATCCGAGAGACTTACCCTGAACATGTTTTGAATGTTATGTACAGAGGTGGCCTTGAATCTGAGAAGCTGTTCTTCgtgttgtttgttgatttgtacCTCAAATTGACTCTTTGAGGCTGTTTGTAAAAACGGTATGTATCAGAAAATCTAATAAacatattgtttaaaaaaaaagtcatagtatagcatggcataaaaagtcataaaaagtcatagtatagcatggcaaaaaaattcataaaaagtcatagtatagcatggcaaaaaaagtcataaaaaagtcatagtatagcatggcaaaaaaagtcataaaaaaaggcttagtatagcatggcataaaaagtcatagtatagcatggcataaaaagtcatagtatagcatggcataaaaagtcatagtatagcatggcataaaaagtcatagtatagcaacgcaaaaaaagtcataaaaagtcatagtatagcatggcaaaaaaattcataaaaagtcatagtatagcatggcataaaaagtcatagtatagcatggcaaaaaaagtcataaaaaagtcatagtatagcatagcataaaaagtcataaaaaagtcatagtatagcatggcataaaaagtcatagtatagcatggcataaaaagtcataaaaagtcatagtatagcatggcataaaaagtcatagtatagcatggcaaaaaaagtcataaaaaagtcatagtatagcatagcataaaaagtcataaaaaagtcatagtatagcatagcaaaaaaagtcactaaaaagtcatagtatagcatggcataaaaagtcataaaaaagtcacagtatagtaaggcataagaaatgacatagtataataaggcattaaaagtcatagtatagcatggcacaaaaaagtcatagtatagcatggcaaaaaaaagtcatagtatagcatggcataagaagtcataaaaaagtcatagtatagcatggcaaaaaagtcataaaaaagtcatagtatagcatggcctaagaagtcataaaaaagtcatagtatagcatggcaaaaaaagtcataaaaaagtcatagtatagcatggcaaaaaaagtcataaaaaaaggcttagtatagcatggcaaaaaaagtcataaaaaaaggcttagtatagcatggcaaaaaaagtcataaaaagtcatagtatagcatggcataaaaagtcatagtatagcatggcacaaaaaagtcataaaaaagtcatagtatagcatggcataaaaagtcataaaaaagtcatagtatagcatggcataaaaagtcatagtatagcatggcataaaaagtcatagtatagcatggcaaaaaaagtcataaaaaagtcatagtatagcatagcataaaaagtcataaaaaagtcatagtatagcatggcaaaaaaagtcataaaaaagtcatagtatagcatggcataaaaagtcatagtatagcatggcaaaaaaagtcataaaaagtcatagtatagcatagcataaaaagtcataaaaagtcatagtatagcatagcaaaaaaagtcactaaaaagtcatagtatagcatggcataaaaagtcataaaaaagtcatagtatagcatggcaaaaaaaagtcataaaaaagtcatagtatagcatggcaaaaatgtcataaaaaagtcatagtatagcatggcataaaaagtcatagtatagcatggcaaaaaaagtcataaaaaaatcatagtatagcatggcaaaaatgtcataaaaaagtcatagtatagcatggcataaaaagtcatagtatagcctggcaaaaaaagtcataaaaaagtcatagtatagcatggcaaaaaaagtcataaaaaaggcatagtatagcatggcaaaaaaagtcataaaaaagtcatagtatagcatggcaaaaaaagtcatagtatagcatggcataaaaagtcatagtatagcatggcaaaaaaagtcataaaaaagtcatagtatagcatagcaaaaaaagtcactaaaaagtcatagtatagcatggcataaaaagtcataaaaaagtcatagtatagcatggcaaaaaaaagtcataaaaaagtcatagtatagcatggcaaaaatgtcataaaaaagtcatagtatagcatggcataaaaagtcatagtatagcatggcataaaaagtcatagtatagcatggcataaaaagtcatagtatagcatggcaaaaaaagtcaataaaaagtcatagtatagcatggcataaaaagtcataaaaaagtcataaagtcatagtatagcatggcaaaaaaagtcataaaaaagtcatagtatagcatggcataaaaagtcatagtatagcatggcaaaaaaagtcataaaaaaatcatagtatagcatgggaaaaaagtcataaaaaagtcatagtatagcatggcataaaaagtcataaaaaagtcatagtatagcatggcaaaaaaagtcataaaaaagtcataaagtcatagtatagcttggcaaaaaaagtcatagtatagcatggcataaaaagtcatagtatagcatggcaaaaaaagtcataaaaaaatcatagtatagcatggcaaaaaaagtcataaaaaagtcatagtatagcatggcataaaaagtcatagtatagcatggcataaaaagtcatagtatagcatggcataaaaagtcatagtatagtatggcataaaaagtcataaaaaagtcatagtatagcatggcataaaaagtcatagtatagcatggcataaaaagtcatagtatagcatggcataaaaagtcatagtatagcatggcataaaaagtcataaaaaagtcatagtatagcatggcaaaaaaagtcataaaaaagtcatagtatagcatggcataaaaagtcatagtatagcatggcataaaaagtcataaaaaagtcataatatagcatggcaaaaaaagtcataaaaaagtcatagtatagcatggcataaaaagtcataaaaaatcatagtatagcatggcataaaaagtcatagtatagcatggcataaaaagtcataaaaaagtcatagtatagcatggcataaaaagtcatagtatagcatggcaaaaaaagtcataaaaaagtcatagtatagcatagcataaaaagtcataaaaaagtcatagtatagcatagcaaaaaaagtcactaaaaagtcatagtatagtaaggcataaaaaagtcataaaaaagtcacagtatagtaaggcataaaaagtcatagtataataaggcattaaaagtcatagtatagcatggcacaaaaaagtcatagtatagcatggcaaaaaaagtcataaaaaaaggcttagtatagcatggcataaaaagtcatagtatagcatggcataaaaagtcatagaatagcatggcacaaaaagtcatagtatagcatggcataaaaagtcatagtatagcatggcataaaaagtcatactatagcatggcaaaaaaagtcataaaaaagtcatagtatagcatggcaaaaaaaagtcataaaaaagtcatagtatagcatggcataaaaagtcatagtatagcatggcaaaaaaagtcataaaaaagtcatagtatagcatggcataaaaagtcatagtatagcatggcataaaaagtcataaaaaagtcatagtatagcatggcaaaaaaagtcataaaaaagtcatagtatagcatggcataaaaagtcataaaaaagtcatagtatagcatggcataaaaagtcatagtatagcatggcataagaagtcataaaaaagtcatagtatagcatggcataaaaagtcatagtatagcatggcaaaaaaagtcataaaaaaataatagtatagcatggcataaaaagtcataaaaaagtcatagtatagaatggcataaaaaagtcatagtatagcatggcataaaaagtcatagtatagcatggcataaaaagtcatagtatagcatggcataaaaagtcatactatagcatggcaaaaaaagtca
It encodes:
- the LOC130164332 gene encoding zinc finger protein 239-like, coding for MKEENQDPDFIGQTRIKEENQDPDFVDQTGMKEENQDPDFIGQTRIKEENQDPDFVDRTGIKEENQDPGWSLEAAGPAGLQKQSRTKEKLHSCDHCGKTFTTSTNLKIHQHIHSGEKPYRCEQCGKAFTTTSSLQIHQRIHTGEKPHTCEQCGKAFSRAYRLKRHQHIHSGEKPHTCEQCGKSFIELCYLKEHQVLHSEEKYTCDQCGGTFNSPRYLKFHQRLHAGHKQLYSCDQCGKAFTLISSLTVHRRVHTGEKPYSCEQCGELFSRTGSLRHHRRLHTRGKSPH